In Bubalus bubalis isolate 160015118507 breed Murrah chromosome 3, NDDB_SH_1, whole genome shotgun sequence, a genomic segment contains:
- the LOC102393384 gene encoding Golgi apparatus membrane protein TVP23 homolog B isoform X3, which translates to MVGLRWWNHIDEDGKSHWVFESRKASAQEGKTVSEAESRIFWLGLVACPVLWVVFAFSALFSFRVKWLAVVIMGVVLQGANLYGYIRCKVGSRKNLTSMATTYLGRQFLRQTTGDTQTSSGE; encoded by the exons ATGGTTGGCTTGCGCTGGTGGAATCATATTGATGAAGACGGAAAAAGCCATTGGGTGTTTGAGTCCCGAAAG GCCTCTGCTCAAGAGGGTAAAACCGTCTCCGAGGCTGAATCAAGGATCTTCTGGTTGGGACTCGTTGCCTGTCCCGTGCTGTGGGTGGTCTTTGCCTTCagtgccctcttctctttcagagTAAAGTGGTTG GCGGTGGTTATCATGGGCGTGGTGCTGCAAGGAGCCAACCTGTATGGCTACATCAGGTGCAAAGTGGGCAGCAGGAAGAACCTAACCAGCATGGCCACCACGTACCTTGGGAGGCAGTTTTTAAGACAA ACCACTGGCGACACTCAGACCTCCTCAGGAGAGTGA